One Salvelinus alpinus chromosome 9, SLU_Salpinus.1, whole genome shotgun sequence genomic window, GTTTTTCTGCTGCAGAAAAAACATTGGCAGGGAACGAAGGAAATGAGTGAGCAACAGGGGGGCTCAGGGTAGCATAGAATCAGAGAGTATATAAAAGGTAACTTATTCAGTGGTTCTGAGATGATGACATACAGTCTGAAATTTTGTCTTTGGGCTGTCTATTGTCAGAAGGATTTAGCCTTGGCCAATGAGAGAGGAGTAGGAGTGTGGAAATCACAGGACGCTATAGAAGGCAGTGAAGACACATCAAGGTATGGTTTAAAAATGTCTTCTGTACTTTGTGTTGCTGTTGATGGGTTTCCTTTAGTGCATTAATGTAACCGTTTCTCAGTGCTGTTTCTGTTCACGGGGGCCATTTCAGAGCCATTATCGAGCTTGTCAAttcccctttccctccctgtTTTAATGAACATGTTTTCTAAGCAGATCAATACTTTATTTTTCATGTCTCACGCTTTTCGCAAATATTCTTTCGCAAATCAATACAGTCCTTGATGCGCTGCATCACCTCCTCCCCCACATGCATTTCCTGCCCCACCTTCCAAACACACAAGGTCGTCACTGCATGGTAAGACATGTAGTGGTGCTCAGCTTTAATTCCATTAATCTTATGGGCATTGATGCAACCTTTTTCTGCCTGATCAAGGCTTTCACTAAATATTGGTATTTATTTAATATAAGCTTACAGTGAGTACGTTGTTGACCCAGGGCAAATGTAAGATGTACAATCAGGAATATATCACAGATTGTATGTAAAAACAGAGCAGTACAGCATAAAAGGTTTGCTGAAAAGGAGCACGTATGATGTCATCGCTAGCCTCTCAGCGCTCTTCTAGCCGATGAAATCGATTTAAACATTAAACCGACTCAGGACATTAGAGATGTATTATTTCAACATGGGAGCAGAGAGGTGGTTCTCATGAAACACATATCCATTCTCAGATCAGATAGTTGCAGGGTCTGTGCTAGAGTGGGGACTTTGTTTTACTGGAGATGGGGGGTTGTGTTGGCAGGGGCTTGTGTGATTACTGCTTACACTGATTTATAACTCACTTTTAATTATCTGAGGGGGACTAGAGCCTGTGCCAACAGCTACATCCTCTGATATTAGgacaggaaagggagagggagcccTTTTTGGTTACCACCCCAGCCCCTGCCCCTATTGTCTGAGACTGAGTCGGGGATTCACTCTGCCTCCTGAAGTTTCAGCAAGCCTCAGTGGACCAGGCCAGACGGATGTGTCTGAAATATATACCCGGTATGGGATCTGAGGATTTCTAATGGAAATATGAAGCCATGTTCTACTGGACATGGAAGTCTAACTAACATTCCCTGGGGACCTATAAATTAGACTGGTGTGAGGGCCACACAAATCACTGCCTCAGCCTATCTTCTCTAGGttatctctcctctactgtagaaaGACACTGGCAGCTCCAGTTATAATGACTTTGTAGCTGTCTGTACACGGTACAATTTTTGACAAATATCCACACAAAATCCCAGTTGAATATGAATTTTATAATCCTGACTTTCATTTTAGGTGTTATCCCTAATTGGATTCAGTTCGCAGTTCAACAAGTGACCAGCGTTATCATATCTGTGATTTATAGTAATCGTCAATGTCATTTCCATTGAAGGGTTAGTTTATTTCTGCTGAGAACCTCGAAGGCCATTAAATCTTGGTAATGAGATTTTCATTATAAAAAGAGCAGGAGACGATTCATGGACCCTCAGAGGCTGAGCAGCGACATTACTCCCACTTCCttcacatcctctctccttcacatcctctctccttcacatcctctctccttcacataATCAATGGAGATAACCAAAGTCAAAGGATCATGACTCTTCTGTAAATATTGTTGTTTCTAAACTCACATGGGAAAGAACTAACAGTGAGtcagatgtgtgtgtggttgtatttCTGAGGGAGCCATTCCTTATCTCTCGATTGGCTGTTTACATTCACAAACACTAAGTAAACAATATGCTCTGTCTGAAACCATCCCAGAGGAATCTTTCAGCATAGCCTGTCTGCATGGCATCTGTAACaatgctctccccctctcctttgctctctctctctcatctctttttCGTGCAAGAATAGCATGGCGGCTTATATAAGGCCTAACCCCTGTATATCGAGGCATATTGAGCCGTAGAAACTCATTGGTGTAATTTGGATAATGAATTCCGAAGATATCCCCACTGCTTTGGTAAGCCTGGTATGATCGATGCTCATGTTAATTCTACAGCCTTCTTCTTTAAATCAATATTAAGCCTTAATTCCTGATTCTGATTCATTTGTCAACCTGTGAGTTGAATTTAGTGAGGGTAGGCAGGAATGGGTGACATGACTTCATTGACGAATGAATTTGATAATGGAAATGAATAAAGAAATGATTCCATGGTATGAACATACGTCTCATGTGGAGTCTTGAAGTCTGAAGGGCGGTGTGCAACATCAATATATGTCTTTTTCATATTTTAGGGACAGAAAAAGGGTTGTTGCTCACAGCAAACACACCAGaaccaaaaaaaaaacatttgtgtttGAAGTAACATGTTCATTACCATCATGATTATCATAAATTAGGAGTTTTGGGAGCCTGTAgagcagtggtattcaaacttttACAGCGGGGACCCCATTTATTTTTCGCAGAATTTCTCGCGACCCCACCTCACCCCAAATATAATGAACAACTTaaacattgttgcatttacactttcatctcttatcaaaatgaaaaaattgttgcatttattcaATAAAAACTgactggaagcaagtccccgcagtaatgcaccaatatctagtggaaagccttcccagaagagtggaggctgttatagcagcaaaggtggggaccaactccatattaatgcccatgatataccccacaagacatgccaccagaggtctcttcacaatccccaagtccagaacagactacgggaggtgcacagtactacatagagctatGACTACATGTAActttattccacatcaggtaactgatacaagcagtagaatcagatttttaaaaaacaacaaaaaatagacCTCATGGAAGAGTGGGGACTgtgaatagacacacacacacaggtacagacacacggaTACgcacacgtacattgtaatattgttgtatggtggtattatacattttgtattgtagatatgtagtggtgtaataatgttatatgatgtactgttttatctttagtTTTTtgtgtaatgtaagtgccttaatgtgtttggaccctaggaagagtagctgctgcctcggaaGCAgcaaatggggatcctaataaatacaaatagcaatgattttggaatgagatgttcaatgagcaggtgtccacatacctttagTCATGCAGTGTACATTAAGGTAGTCATGGTTGACTGCTGAGCAGCGTTTTGAAATCACTGAAGTTTGGTAGTCGGTCTCCGCCTCCACTCTTGACTTCACATATCCTTTTTCCCGTTCCCGGAAACATTCAACTCTGCACCCACCCATCCACATATTTTCTTTCTGACTGGTGAGAGAAACCAATAAACTTCTGCTTTGTCAACAATGTAAATTGATATATTAAGGTTTAAATTATCAGTTTTATGACTGGTCTAAAAAAGCCCACAGTAAATGCAATCAAATGGTAATATGTTACAGTATGTGATAAATTAATGTAGAAAAGTGTTTGGTCAAACTTTGAAGACCCGAATAAATACTACAAAACTTCGTAATGTTGGGTTGTTGGGCAGATTTTGGTTAGTGTGCCAATATGGGAAGTTTCATTTCTAAGAGAGCCTTAAGTTtagtttctatctctctcccactcacACACCTCCTATTCACTCACCCTTACTCTCCCTCttacacactcacgcacgcacgcacacacgcacgcacgcacgcacacgcacacgcacacgcacacgcacacacacacacacatatacattctCTCATTTTAACTCATACTCTCTCACTTACTCTACAGCACTCGTGTGAGGATGGCAGCCAGTTTCTCTCTCCTGGAAGAGGACCTGTCGTGTACAGTGTGCTATCAGATATTCAGGGAGCCAGTGATCCTGCTCTGCAGCCACAGCTTCTGCAAGGCCTGTCTGGAGGAGAGTTGGAGTAAACGGGAGACGCAGGACTGCCCAGTCTGCATAAGGTCCTCCAGAGACCAGTCGCCTCCCAACCTGGCCCTGAGGCATGTCTGTGAGACTCTACTAAGGGAGAGGGAGATTAAGGACTCTCCTGGGCCCACAGAGGAGGCGACAGAGGGGCCCTCACAGGGTGAAAACACCAGCCACAGGGGGTTACAGGGTGTGTGTGGTTTACACTCCCAGAGGCTCCAGCTCTTCTGCCTTGAGGATGAATGTCTGGTGTGTGTGGAATGTGTGTCGGAGCATGCAGGCCACAGCTTCTGCTCTCTCGTGAAGGCAGCAagccagaggagagaggggctcaGACCCACACTGGAGACCTTGGAGGAGAAAATGTCTGCCTTCTGCAAAGCCAAGCTTAACTGTGACAAAATGGCTGCTCACATCGGGGCGCAGGCCCAGCTAGCAGAGAAGCAGATAATGAAAGAGTTTGAGAAGCTACACTGCTTCctgagagaagaggaggtggagaggctAGCTGCgctgaaggaggaagagggggagaagaatAAAAGGATaaaggagagagtgaaggagataaGTGAGATGATGTCATCTCTGTCGGACACAATCAGGGCTGTGGAGGAGAAGCTGGCAGTGGATGATTTGTTGTTTCTGCAGAGCTACAAGACTATGATGGAGAGAGCACAGAGTACGCCTAAGGACCCACAGCTGGGCTCAGGAGCACTGATCAACTTGGCCAAACACCTGGGCAATCTCAAGTTCCAGGTCTGGCAGAAGATGCAGGGGGCAGTGAAATACATGCCTGTAGTTCTAGAACCAAACACCGCACATCCCTATCTCTATCCATCTGAAGATCTGTCCAGCCTACGATCTGAAGATAAAGGACAGAGTCTCCCAGACAACCCAGAGAGGTTTGATTCATACCGTGACATCCTGGGTTCAGAGGGGTTCACTTCAGGGACACACTTCTGGGATGTGGAAGTCAGAGAAAATGATGACTGGAGGGTAGGGGTGGCCAGTGAGTCTGTTAGTAGGAAACATGGGTTAGATGAAGAAGAATGTGGAATATGGGCTGTTGGGGTAGCTAATGGTGAACCTTATAAAATGAAGAAGACGACCCAGAGGATCAGAGTTTCGCTGAAGTGGGACAAACAGGAGGTGTCCTTCATTGATCTTAGTTCATACACACAAACCCTCAGAACATTTAATCACAAATTTACAGAGAGGATGTATCCATACTTTTATTTGTTAAATGGTCAACCACTACAGATCCTTCCAGGGAAAGTCTCTTTAAATGTGGAAAACCATGTGGAAAACCAtgatatggaattgttttaaggtggctataccatggatcatttagctacttgatttagaattttaggattatttgataaaatattgagtTTGGTCTTTACTGCTAtggcccatagaaatgcattgaataacacattaataaatggcaaaacagacagtcaaaaaataaatcataaggataaggttgaagtgtctgtcctatacagTATCTAGGAGATACTGTTTAAGAAAACTCaggaaatatgtatatattttttacacatttaaaccctttttttgttggcacaaactATTTCCACACTTCCATAATTCTTTACAACCGGTACTGGGTTACTttcagatgagtcccgtgacacttgtaggggttgtagaacaaaacagagaacaccatcgtgtccGTGagggtctcccctttccatattAGTTTTTTGTCAAAaccgttcggatgctacagacgtTTGGTAACCTAACAGTGCAGTTCAAAGGCCAAATCTTGACCAAGACAGCAGGGAAGATTACAGGAATGacacttccctcctctctccaggaTATTTTAGATGAGACCAGAAGAGAGACCAAAGTACAACGTATCTTTTCTCCTATTCTCATCAATGTTACTTTCCTTTGGTTTTGTGGCTTTTGATGCTAAACAGAATCTATCCcattgttatttaaaaaatatgttttgagaATTTCTGTGATTGTATTAAAGTAGATTCAGGCCTATTGTTCATTTAGAATCGTCAGCTTGCCAAACTCCTTATCAATGTGCAAGAcaggtgtcacgttcgtcgtaacattgaagagaggaccaaggcgcagcgtgatataaatacattcttctAATTTATTATAACGTAACGAAGAATACTTAAACAGacttacaaaacaataaacgagcGTGAGGCTATAATTtaaacaagtgcagacacaggcaacttacacatagacaatcacccacgacatacccaatgaatatggctgcctaaatatggttcccaatcagagacaatgataaacagctgcctctaattgagaaccaatctaggcagccatagacatacaaacacctagactagacagaaccccataaacatacaaaacccctagacatgacaaaaacacctacatcccccatgtcacaccctgacctaactaaaataataaagaaaacaaagataactaaggccagggcgtgacaacaggaCTTGTATAAAAAGGTAAATATTGAAAAAAGGCTAGTAAATTGATTTATTTCTTCTTCAATAAAAGAGACAATGggcaaatattttttgttttgggTGGTTAACTTCCAGAAGATGGAATTCCAACCCTTCTAAATGACCATGCCTAGTGTTGTTGGAGCCATGGGGAATATAGGGATGAGGATGACCAGACACGGAGAATCTGCTTCGTCACGCAGCTCTGCCTCACCTTGTCTCAATCTCTCCATCctgtctcttctcctttctccacGGCCCAGTCGGCTTGATCGCATCAATAGAAATCCTATTCAAACCCATGCTGGAGAAGAGCTGAAAATCAATGGTTTGCATATCACCTGattagatctgtgtgtgtgtgtgccggctTGTTGTGTGTGGGGCATGGGGCCAGGGCCCCGCGGGCGGCAGCCCCTCTACATGGGAAACAGTAATGAGATTACCCCGGCCTCCAGGACCCCACACAGCAGACACAGTGATCAGATTAGGGAAAAGGACACTGAAACTTTTAGAAAGCTATGACTtcatccctgtctgtctgtctgtctgaggggaatgaAGCTCTCTCTCAGTAGGCCTACTGTTTTTTCTTGAGCCTTTCGACCagttctcttttttctctctggcGACCATGCCTCAGTGTTCCTGTATGCCTGCCGCTAAGCAAGTGTGACCGCTTTGGGAATCGTGGCGAAGCAGCTGTTGGGTGTGTAGAGGCTCTTGGCTGTCTGCGGAAGCCTGCGCTAGCTGAAGGTGTTGGCCATGGGGGGGTTGATCATGTCACTTTGATGGATTCGTGATCTCATTGCTAGCTCCAACGATTAGGTCACCGGCCCAGGAGACAGCAAACCACCTACCAGGAGATAGCAAACCACCTACTGCGAAATGCTGATGCTAGACTTGTCCACCGATTCTAAGTCACTGCATCAATGCCAAGCAGAGCTCCAGATAGTCAGAGGGCCTCCGTGAATAATAGGCCAGAGTCCCCTTAGAGAGGAAGGAAGCAGATATCATGGAATCAGtgcaacacacccacacacagaaacacttacTGTAAGCCCCCAGCCCAAGTCTCTCACCACCAAGAAGTGCCCTCCCTCACCATAATGAGATTCCTCTCTTCCCATGAGCCCACCTTCATTTGCTCAGTGGTGCATTCTCTGGCTGTTAAACTGAAGGATGGA contains:
- the LOC139530869 gene encoding E3 ubiquitin-protein ligase TRIM39-like isoform X2, with product MMTYSLKFCLWAVYCQKDLALANERGVGVWKSQDAIEGSEDTSSTRVRMAASFSLLEEDLSCTVCYQIFREPVILLCSHSFCKACLEESWSKRETQDCPVCIRSSRDQSPPNLALRHVCETLLREREIKDSPGPTEEATEGPSQGENTSHRGLQGVCGLHSQRLQLFCLEDECLVCVECVSEHAGHSFCSLVKAASQRREGLRPTLETLEEKMSAFCKAKLNCDKMAAHIGAQAQLAEKQIMKEFEKLHCFLREEEVERLAALKEEEGEKNKRIKERVKEISEMMSSLSDTIRAVEEKLAVDDLLFLQSYKTMMERAQSTPKDPQLGSGALINLAKHLGNLKFQVWQKMQGAVKYMPVVLEPNTAHPYLYPSEDLSSLRSEDKGQSLPDNPERFDSYRDILGSEGFTSGTHFWDVEVRENDDWRVGVASESVSRKHGLDEEECGIWAVGVANGEPYKMKKTTQRIRVSLKWDKQEVSFIDLSSYTQTLRTFNHKFTERMYPYFYLLNGQPLQILPGKVSLNVENHVENHDMELF
- the LOC139530869 gene encoding E3 ubiquitin-protein ligase TRIM39-like isoform X1, translated to MMCQLFIYNVYIFWEKICTFRCYIRLAAAANRNRCDLYVSSLFPSQWRCTLGNHNPTYRSTPTKDLALANERGVGVWKSQDAIEGSEDTSSTRVRMAASFSLLEEDLSCTVCYQIFREPVILLCSHSFCKACLEESWSKRETQDCPVCIRSSRDQSPPNLALRHVCETLLREREIKDSPGPTEEATEGPSQGENTSHRGLQGVCGLHSQRLQLFCLEDECLVCVECVSEHAGHSFCSLVKAASQRREGLRPTLETLEEKMSAFCKAKLNCDKMAAHIGAQAQLAEKQIMKEFEKLHCFLREEEVERLAALKEEEGEKNKRIKERVKEISEMMSSLSDTIRAVEEKLAVDDLLFLQSYKTMMERAQSTPKDPQLGSGALINLAKHLGNLKFQVWQKMQGAVKYMPVVLEPNTAHPYLYPSEDLSSLRSEDKGQSLPDNPERFDSYRDILGSEGFTSGTHFWDVEVRENDDWRVGVASESVSRKHGLDEEECGIWAVGVANGEPYKMKKTTQRIRVSLKWDKQEVSFIDLSSYTQTLRTFNHKFTERMYPYFYLLNGQPLQILPGKVSLNVENHVENHDMELF